Within Deinococcus detaillensis, the genomic segment CAAAATTATGGCAGCCCGCGCTCAGACCGACTTTGAGCCTGAATCGCGGCGAGTCTACGCTCTGCACGGCAGCCGCAAGAAGGCGGTGATACGGGCTGAGCGTGTAGCAAAGGGGTTGCCGCCCAAGCCCGTCAAGGTGACGGCCAAACCGCCGAAACCTATGCTGGTCAGTGCCGCTCAGCCCGCTCTCTTCGGCGGCGCTCAGACCGGCGGCAAGCCCATCCAGATTGCCGGTCTGCCGGATTCTTGGCGGGAAGCCCTGGCTGCCGAGTTCGCCGCACCGTACTTCCACGCCCTTAAAGACTTCCTAGTGCGCGAGCGGGCCGAGCATCCCATTTACCCGCCTGCGCCGGACGTATTTAGCGCCTTGCGGTTGACGCCACTGGAAGATGTAAAGGTGCTGATTCTGGGGCAAGACCCGTATCACGGACATGGTCAAGCCCAGGGTCTCTCATTCAGCGTGCCGCCCGGCGTGCGGGTGCCGCCGAGCTTGCAGAACATCTACAAGGAACTTCATGACGACCTCGGCATCCAGCCTCACCGAAATGGCGATCTGACGGCTTGGGCCGTTCAGGGTGTGCTGCTGCTCAACGCCGTGCTGACGGTGCGGGCGGGCCAACCCAATAGCCACGCGAATCAGGGCTGGGAGCCGCTGACCGACGCCGTGATTCGGGCGGTGAATGCTAGGCCGCAGCGCGTCGTGTTCGTGCTGTGGGGCGCGTATGCCCGCAAGAAGGCCAAGCTGATCACCGGGCCGCAGCACGTCATTTTGCAGTCCGCTCACCCTTCGCCGTACAGCGCTGAGCGTTTCTTCGGGACTCGTCCGTTCTCCAAAGTGAATGCCGCGCTTGAAGAGGCCGGGTGCGGCCCAGTGGCGTGGCCTCTCTGAGCCGGCCGTGCTGGTCTCAGTTCCCAGCGTATGGCTTAGAGCTGGAACACAAATTCCCGCTCAAGGATTCAAAATTGCTCGCCGGCACCTGTCAATCTGGTTTATACCTCAACTGGACACTTGAAAATCGACCGAAAGGCGTCAGATTAGAGTCCATTTTTGAATTATCTGACACTTTCAAATTTGGCTTTAAGAGTCTATCCTGACACCATGACTGGTAAACGCCTCGGCTACCTCAGAATCTCTTCTCTCGATCAGAACACTGATCGCCAGCTCGAAGGCATGACCCTCGACAAGACATTCACCGACAAGGCCAGCGGCAAAGACGCCCGGCGTCCCCAACTGTTGGCTCTCCTCGACTACACCCGTGATGGCGATGTCGTCTTGGTCCATAGTCTGGATCGGCTGGCCCGCAACCTCGATGACCTTCGGCGTATCGTTCAGTCTCTGACGGACAAGGGCGCACGGGTGGAGTTCCTCAAAGAAGGGTTGGCCTTTACGGGCGACGACTCAGCCATGAGCCAGCTCCTCCTCAACGTGATGGGTGCGTTCGCCGAGTTCGAGCGCTCCCTCATCCGAGAGCGGCAGCGCGAAGGGATCGGCCTTGCGAAAAAGAAGGGGATCTACAAAGGAAGAAAAAAGTCGCTCGATGCGGAACAAGTGACGCACCTCAAAGCGAGGGTACAGGCTGGGGAAGGCAAAGCAGCGTTGGCCCGCGAGTTCGGAGTGAGTCGGGCAACGGTTTATCAGTACCTTGCTTCTACGAGAGATTAGCTTTTATGCTAACATCATGGCGTGCCCGAGGGTTTCGATTTCACCACCGACGCCGTGCTGGACTGGGAAGTCGAGGCGATCTGGGACGCCATCGATCAGGAGACGTTGATCTTTACCCGGCATGCCCGTGAAGAACTCAGTCTCGACGCCCTCACCCTCGGCGATGTCCTTGACGCCATCAGTTTTCCTGATGAGATCACCAAAGACCTTCCCGGTGGAACTCGCGCACCTGGTCTCAATTTTGACCGGTACTTCGGTGACGTGCGCGTACGGGCCAAAATCGGCTGGAAAGAACGGTATTACCTTGTCATCACCGTGATGGCGAACTGAAAGGAGGGACGGATGCAGCAATTCACCACTTACCAAACCCAGCAGCGTGGCCTCTCGGTCACGGTCTTCGGTGTGCCGACCACCTTCAGCGCTGACGGTGAGGAACTCGGCTTCGACCTCAAAGTGATGCGCGATCTGGATCTGCTGATTGCCCGAGCTGTTGAGGCCGCTAAACCAAATGTGCAGGTGCTGGAACTTCAGTACCTGCCACTCGCGCCCGCTCCTGATCCGGTCAGCTTGGAACTGCGGCGAGCATTGAGACTGCGGCGAATGAGCGGCGCTCAGGTGGCCCAACAACTCGGCGTGACGCCGCCAGTGGTGTCACGCTGGCTCAGTCCCGATTACCACGCGCATGGGATGGAAACCTTGCGCCGCATGGCTGAGGTGCTGGAGATGGACGTGGAAGTGCGGCTGGTTCCAAAACGCTCCGCTTGAGCTTGACAGCGGGAACTTCCACCCGTACCGGACTTTCAGGTTTCCTGAGCAGCGTCGCTCGCTGTTGTTTCACAACTTTGACCCAGGGGACTTGTCCCCTGGGTCAAAGTTGTGAAAATCAGTTTGATTTTGAGCTTTTCGCTTTCGATATCAGCGAATTTGGAGGGAAAATCCTTACAGGCCGCGCGGCGTCAGGGTCAGGTTGTTCAGGTTGGTGCTGGAGGTGTAGTTGAAGGTGGTCGTGCTGGGTCCGAAGGTGGTGGCCTGCGTCACGAGGTTCCAGCCTTTGACCAACTGCATGTTGATGCTCAGGGTTTCGGTTCCCGTGTTCCCAGTGGTGTCGCCACTGCATACGGCGTTTGCGCTGACATTCACGTCGGAATCCGAGTACATCAGGTAAGCGCTGGTGGTCGTTTTGGTGGCGGCGTTCTCGGTGACGTTGATGGAGAGACTTCCGTCTCCGGTCAGGCTGCTGAGTTCCAGCCCCGAGAGGGCTGCTTTCGCGCTGGGTTGGCTGATGTTCACGCTGGCGGCCGTGCATTTCGTCTGGGATTTGACAGCCATGTCAATGAATGGATTGGGAGCGAGCAGCGTGGGATTTTCTGGAAGTTTCAGGGCGTACACGTACTTGCTGCCTTCCTTGATGACTTTGGTGCTGCTCTGCACGGGGACACCGCTCGCGGCGTCGCTCAACGATGCGAGTTGGGCGTTTATGGCCGTGTTGCTGCCGGGACTACTGAACGTCAGCAGCGCGTCAGCGGCGCGGCTGTCGGGGATTCCGGTTTGACGGCTTCCAGTTTGACTCAGAATGATCTGTCCACTCATCGTCTGGGCGGTTTTTGGATTCTCGGGGTTTCCCCCGACTGGCGGGTTGGTGGTCGTCGGAGGCGTCGTTCCCCCACCCGTGTTGGCGGGCGTGGTTGATCCGCAAGACGCGAGCAGAACGCTGCCGAGAAAGATCAGTGCGGCGGTCGTGGTGTAGTTCTTCATGGCTCTCCTTGATGAATGAGAGGCGGGAGAGATGTTACAGGCGTTGCAGACTGGCAGTTGCACGGTGCATCAGCAGTGAACTGAGAGCAGTCAAGTACAACTAAGTACAACAACGTTTATCTTTAGGTAAACCGAGCGGAGCGAGAAGGTGAAAAAGTACGGCCAGACGAGAGTGCAGAGGTGGAGCGCTTTTGGCGGGCAGGCCCGATAGGTGCCGTTCTGCTCAAGACGCGGAATCCCGAAACGGTAGTCTGGCCGTACTTAGATGCATCCTGGTCACATCAAACGGTTCTCGGTATGTATTCTACTCATGTCACTCTCACTTTAACATCTCAAATATCTGGCGTACGGTTCAAGCCACAGGCTGAGCAGGGCTACCGCAAAGTCCGTCAGAGGCAACGTTGGATCTGGCGTTTGCCAAGTCGCTTCAAATGGACGCCTGATTTTAGGAGATAAACACGACAGAAAACCTCGCCCCTTCTCCGAATACCTTTTCTTTCGCCAACCGATTTGCGACTTTGCGGTAGCCCTGCAAGATCTGGCGCTACGACTCGATTAGCAGCTTCCAGTCGATATACACTCACAGGCCAAACATCAGCAGTCAAACATTCATGCCCGGTTTCAGGAGCTGGGTCTGGCGCTCACTGTAGGAATGCGGGCAGACACATTGGCTGCTTGGTTGGGATTGGGGCTGGACGGAGTGTCTTTTCCTCTACCTCCTCAAGCAGCGAGAGCGGAGGGAGCGGTCAGAGTCAGGATCAAAAACTTTTTCACGGTGTTCCCCACTTCTAAATGACTGCGGAGGTCAGTGTCCGATTTCGAGCATGACCGCACAAGACCACCGCTCTGGTGCGTGCAGTCATAGAGCGTACAGGCACCGGGTAGGCAAGGGGCGAACTTGGTGGTCTCCGACGTCGCTGCTTCGGGAGATCAGCGGCGAGGTGTGAGGGTCGCGCCGCAGGTCAGTGTGCCGTTCGCGCCAGACTTGCAGTTGGTCAGCACCGCGTTGTAAGCGCTGGTGTTGACAGGGGCAGTCGTGGTGGTTGTGGGACTGGGAGTAGGTGCTTGAAGACTCATCACCTTCACGTTGCTCAACACGTTGGCATTAAACACCAGGCGAGGCACTGTTTTACCAGTGTATGCAAAAGCCATCGTGATTTTGACGGGTAAGTCTTGGTACATGTTGCTATGAATGCCTGTGTACTGCCCACCGCTCTCGATGTGCTCGCCGTCTGCAATGGAAGCCCAGATAGGGGTGTACTCACGCCCCGCAGCATCAACAGCTTTAAAGTCACCGAAGTCGAAATTTTTGACATCAGTGCCCTCTGATACGTAAGTCACATTTGCGCTACATGCCATTGTCTGTGCATCCACTCGAGTACAGCCATTAAGCACGTACTTATAAGACCCGCTTGTGCTCATCCACGTCTGTGCTCCCACTACCCCCGCGCCTAACACTGCCATCGCTGCCGCTGTCATAATCATGAGTCTCTTCATGTATAGAACGATACAGAAGGGTGGGGGGAAAAAAGGGGGAAGACAGGTCGCCGCGTACCCTATAGAGTTGCCCCATGTCTTCTCCCGCTACTGCTGAAACCAGTCTCATCCAAGTCTCTCCATCTGACATCCGGCAAGAGATCGGGGCACTGCGGGAGGCGGGCGATCTCGCTGCTGCCGCTGAGTTGCTGGAGGATCACGTCGGCAAACTCATGAACCTGAACGATCACGCGGGTGCCCAGGCCCTGATCAACAGTCTGCCGGACGTGTGGGTGAACCCACGTGTCCGGGCGATGTACTGGCTATCACAGAGAAAGGGTGGAACCCGTGAGGAGGCGGTGCAGGCGCGCCAGGAGGCCGAAACTGCGTATGAGGCCGGTGAACGCAACTTCCGGTTGATCTACTTTGTTGCTGATACTCGCCAACTTGACGGTCTTGACGACCTTGCCATGCAAGTCATGCTTGAGGGTCTTCAGATGGAGTTGCAGCCCACGGACCGCATGCTCCTCCTGCATGTCTATGCGGCCACCCTGCTGTCCCTCGGGGAGGCTCTCGCTGCCCGAGGGAGCGCTCAGGAGATGCTGCAACTGGCGCAACGCAATGGGAAATCCCGACATGTGGGGATCGCGAACGCGTTGATTGCAGAGAGTTACAGCCATGAAAGCAACGTTGCTGAGGCGCAACGGTACTTTCTGCGTTCCCTCCATATCCTGAGACGCCTCGGCGATCAGGGACAGTTGGTCGTGCACCTCAACAATTACGCGCAGAATCTGATCGACTGGGGCCGTCCCCGGGAAGCAGAGCAGGCGCTGGCTGAGGCCCGAGAACTCCCAGTCAGATCCACGCGTCACCGAGGCTGGCTGGCGCTCTCCACGGCGATCCTCCATCACCAGTACGGGATGCACAGTGCCGCGCTGGCTTCCACGGCGCACGCGGTCGCCCTTTTGTGCGAGGCCGAGTTACCGGGGTCTGAGATCACGGCCCGATTGATGGGGGCCGAGCGGCTCGCCTTCGACGGCCAGCCACACGCCGCACAAGAGGCTCTGCAGAACGCGC encodes:
- a CDS encoding recombinase family protein; the encoded protein is MTGKRLGYLRISSLDQNTDRQLEGMTLDKTFTDKASGKDARRPQLLALLDYTRDGDVVLVHSLDRLARNLDDLRRIVQSLTDKGARVEFLKEGLAFTGDDSAMSQLLLNVMGAFAEFERSLIRERQREGIGLAKKKGIYKGRKKSLDAEQVTHLKARVQAGEGKAALAREFGVSRATVYQYLASTRD
- a CDS encoding DUF4258 domain-containing protein, yielding MPEGFDFTTDAVLDWEVEAIWDAIDQETLIFTRHAREELSLDALTLGDVLDAISFPDEITKDLPGGTRAPGLNFDRYFGDVRVRAKIGWKERYYLVITVMAN
- a CDS encoding helix-turn-helix domain-containing protein codes for the protein MQQFTTYQTQQRGLSVTVFGVPTTFSADGEELGFDLKVMRDLDLLIARAVEAAKPNVQVLELQYLPLAPAPDPVSLELRRALRLRRMSGAQVAQQLGVTPPVVSRWLSPDYHAHGMETLRRMAEVLEMDVEVRLVPKRSA
- a CDS encoding tetratricopeptide repeat protein, which encodes MSSPATAETSLIQVSPSDIRQEIGALREAGDLAAAAELLEDHVGKLMNLNDHAGAQALINSLPDVWVNPRVRAMYWLSQRKGGTREEAVQARQEAETAYEAGERNFRLIYFVADTRQLDGLDDLAMQVMLEGLQMELQPTDRMLLLHVYAATLLSLGEALAARGSAQEMLQLAQRNGKSRHVGIANALIAESYSHESNVAEAQRYFLRSLHILRRLGDQGQLVVHLNNYAQNLIDWGRPREAEQALAEARELPVRSTRHRGWLALSTAILHHQYGMHSAALASTAHAVALLCEAELPGSEITARLMGAERLAFDGQPHAAQEALQNAQARIGEDRRYQAQTYLTAGVLAWTKGDTVEAEQQFDRAQEMEHLLVTWDQARLPLYRIALARRGGQIPGTAALDAALETAHNDYPLVTDAPVMADTLRWLGEQPGWRERLEAVFSQPLEGTVAVRLELLGPLEVYAGRDVLRFPLKRAGELLAFLALHGPASRSDILNALFEARTDDKTTDNFKKTLRALRAVLEPLLPEGTEPVQLERQRYRLNPLLDVSVSWVPPSFPAPGVRQSGPIAVRGQFLAAARGEWVAEVRSEVHALLRAHLEQAAAEGNPTVQAVLRMVRALE